Proteins found in one Quercus robur chromosome 2, dhQueRobu3.1, whole genome shotgun sequence genomic segment:
- the LOC126715126 gene encoding uncharacterized protein At5g39865, translating to MGCASSKQKRCRHCQSPYSPVPRSYSMQVHHPPQNQGESYHVVALTSSTLGSLNQINHFNNKIMDFGDDIDHLNHGNGTECIGNNVDGNVRKKKKSNDFTIGLIEAKTWSTMIEEKIPKVVPKTPIRTPPGEPEIINTWELMEGLEDVSPLRSPCHLRSFSFDVVRNPHPARQDSAFEYPKTRFQENGTASPNPKPMWLQLEDDDFNSKAILSDFDSEAISTFRKSFQELPPDNPFRISPLDDDKQQEEEEQQEVVSEADNDLSLDFNDEKEVKGCVIDYKCGEDKIVLYFTSLRGVRKTYEDCCHVRVILKGLGVRLDERDVSMHSGFKEELRELLVDGFNGGGLPRVFIGKKYIGGAEEIRRLNEDGQLEKLVECCERVDDGVGVGVSCQACGDIRFVPCETCSGSCKIYYEADEEEEEERGEEVEYGFQRCPDCNENGLIRCPICCY from the coding sequence ATGGGTTGTGCAAGCTCGAAGCAAAAGCGATGCAGGCATTGCCAGAGTCCTTATTCCCCTGTCCCTAGAAGCTACTCTATGCAAGTTCATCACCCACCACAGAACCAAGGTGAAAGCTACCATGTTGTGGCTCTCACCTCTTCTACATTGGGTTCCCTCAACCAAATCAACCATTTCAATAACAAGATCATGGATTTTGGTGATGATATTGATCATCTAAATCATGGTAATGGCACTGAATGTATTGGTAATAATGTTGATGGAAAcgtgaggaagaagaagaagagtaacGATTTCACAATAGGCCTAATTGAGGCTAAGACGTGGTCCACTATGATCGAAGAGAAGATCCCCAAAGTGGTTCCGAAAACGCCAATTAGAACGCCTCCCGGAGAGCCAGAGATAATCAATACGTGGGAATTGATGGAAGGACTCGAAGATGTTAGTCCTCTAAGGTCCCCCTGTCATCTTAGGAGCTTTTCTTTTGATGTTGTTCGCAATCCGCACCCAGCTCGACAAGATTCTGCTTTTGAATACCCGAAAACTAGATTTCAAGAAAATGGCACGGCCTCGCCAAATCCTAAGCCTATGTGGCTTCAATTGGAAGATGATGATTTCAATTCAAAGGCTATCTTATCAGACTTTGATTCAGAAGCCATTTCTACATTCAGAAAGTCATTCCAAGAGCTTCCACCTGATAACCCTTTTCGTATTAGTCCATTGGACGATGAcaaacaacaagaagaagaagaacaacaagAAGTGGTTTCAGAAGCAGACAATGATTTGTCATTGGATTTCAATGATGAAAAGGAGGTAAAAGGTTGTGTTATCGATTATAAATGTGGGGAGGACAAGATTGTGCTTTACTTCACAAGCCTAAGAGGGGTACGGAAGACATATGAGGATTGTTGCCATGTGAGGGTGATCTTAAAAGGCCTTGGTGTCCGACTGGATGAGCGGGACGTTTCGATGCATTCAGGGTTCAAGGAGGAGCTGAGAGAGCTATTGGTAGACGGGTTTAATGGGGGAGGCTTGCCTAGGGTGTTTATTGGGAAAAAGTACATTGGTGGAGCTGAAGAAATCAGGAGATTGAATGAGGATGGACAATTAGAGAAGTTGGTTGAGTGTTGTGAAAGAGTGGATgatggtgttggtgttggtgtatCTTGTCAGGCCTGTGGGGATATAAGGTTTGTGCCTTGTGAGACATGTTCAGGAAGTTGCAAAATTTACTATGAAgctgatgaagaagaagaagaagaaagaggtgAGGAGGTTGAGTATGGATTCCAACGTTGCCCTGATTGTAATGAAAATGGGCTTATACGCTGCCCCATATGTTGCTACTAG